ttttttcttcatacaaaaaacatggatcgtattttcgatcgcatttctaaaccgtttatcagaatgaggcaaatattatggcgttggaaagctgctgtaaaaccgCTCCTTCTACATGCTGAAAGatttttctaattccctatggttaaagagcaatgtggaaaatcgtaaaatttcgcaaactgaACAACCGAGTTCATATTTTTGTTGCCATTTTTGAACGCCTAATCCAATTGAGataaatgatatggcgttggaaaacttatgaaaatgcgcttttttctcatgttgaaagttttttctaattttgaatggtttaagagtaatttagaaaacgatacAAGTTCTACCAAGTTTGTATTTTCGATATTTTTTTAATCATATGTCCGAacgtagcaaatgatatggcgttaaAAAGCCTGAACAAATGTGAAATGttgtggtatatattgtttctccaaattcattacggttttatgttgattttgaaaatggctaaaaacgtattttcgccgtaatttctacaaacttcatcggaacggggcaaataatatactgctgaaaagctacgaaaaatgtgaaactttttcatgttgatggttttctctgaatccCAGCCATTTTCAAATAATTTCAGAAATAGGGAGATCACTCGTTCCGCCTTTATCGCGAACAGATTCGTCGAAAATGCATCGCGtcaagtacttgaacttctgtggcagttctgcttgaacttcactctgtttttcatgtgctttttttgctcgtagctcttcattcactcaacggaattaagcaagtgatataccgatggaaagctgctataaacacgcaacttttccgtgttgatcattttttcatactcgcgatggttttaaaagtttttcttgtgaaattcattcagtgtagtagttgaacttcctgctgttttcatgtTGGACTTCTATgacatatttttgtttgtaatttgcCCATCCAttttcgttagtgttacacaaatgatattctttttgtacaaacctctctcacaatatttgtttaactttctccgaccgaggacttgaacctacacaaatgatattcctgtctttttgaagtaaattagaaaacaacgagatcatgatttctgccttcatcatGAATGGAAATGcattgcgtgaagtagttgaacttctcgggcatgtctgtttgaacttcactctaatGTTTGACATGTTGTTTTTTGACGTACtattttttgcactgcgtgaagtagttgaacttcttgggCATGTCTTTATCGCGAcacagattcttcaaaaatgcaccgtgTGAAGAACCTAAACTTCTCGGCATGTTTacttgaacttcactttgtttttcacgtgcttttttttgcccgtagctctccatccacgcaccggaacactcaccggaattgagcaagtgatataccaatggaaagctgctgtagacacgcaactttcccgtgttgatcatttttccatACTCGCAACGTTTttaaagtttttcatctgaaattcattcagtgtagtagtttaACTTCCAGCTGTTTTCACGCTGAACTTCCGTGAtgtattttcatttgtaattttcttaTACATTCGTCAATGTCACAtaaatgatatttcttttgtacaaacctctctcacaataaattttttaactttcttcgaCCAAGGACTTGAACATACACAAATGATTTCCTaccgttttgaagtaaattagaaaatgacgagatcatgatttctgccttcatcgcgaatggaaatgcactgcgtgaagtagttgaacttctcgtgcATGTCTGTTCGAACTTCACACTGTTTTTAACGTGTTGtgttttgcactgcgtgaagtagttgaacttctaggacgtgtctgtttgaacttcactctgtttttgacgtgctgaTTTGTTACGTGgtgttttttgcactgcgtgaagtagttgaattTCTGGGGCATCTCCGTTTGAACTTCACCCTgtttcactttttttgtattttttcttatatgaaatacacaccatgtagtatgtGAACTtacggttgttatcactttgaacttctctctggtttgagagaattattttaaaacacaaaaaataacatactttttatgtattttggacatctaaatacacggtgaacctctctcagaagaatttttcaacttttcctcggcgagcacttgaacttctagcaaccatttttttgtttatgagttgtttttaaaagtgcaaaaaatagtgttgtgttttttattttttgaacaggtaaatcctataTTTTAATAAActtcgaacttctctgttatttcaatttgaacttcacctttttatattttgagtaaagaattgtattcaatttttataccgaaaaaatcgaacatggaaatacaaggtgaacctctctcgcaagaatttttgaacttccccggacagagcgcgtgaacttctttcaacaaaccttttaaacttttatttttctatacttttactCTCACCTAAAATGCATTCCTCgcagtacttgaacttcttgtTGTTTTCACTGTAAACTTCTGTCACATTTTTTTGTATGCGtcgaattacacgcaattgaaggtcgGACATCATGTTTTcatttttaaaacatgtaattgtaGGTTGAACGTCCCGCAATATAAATTATGAACCGTGCACGGgggtgcacgtgaacttcttgtAACAATTCTGAGTTTTTTATATTTTTCGAACATATAtgttatttcaaattgaacttcttagtcttattcttagaaaaaaaaatatgttttcaaataagcatcaaacatttttttaaattgaacctcatacttttatttttctagaaatggaaagaatttgagttttcTGTAAACATCAGACTactccttttattttaatttgaacttctttaattttattctttagtaacaaagAAAACCTATGTTTTTTTATAAAAATTGAACTTCTCTTCTTttataatttggacttcttggtttatttgaaATTCTTTCTTTTTCCAGCCAATCCCGAGGTCGCGATAACTGTGGTGCACAAGCTTGTTCTCAGACCGTCTTGGTCGACGACGAGCAGCGGGAGGAGGGACCATAGACGGGAGCACTTGAGCTCGCCCGCGCGACAGGCTGTGAGTTTATCTGAGCTCGCCCTATCGCTGAAGTCCAAACCCACCTCAACAAGTTCGGAGTTAAAATAATCATGAACATTTCAAAATTTGAACTTCATGGATTTTTTGTATATTCGCCTCTTTATTTTTGGATACCCAATGTGTGTGTGCTTTGCCGTAAGCAAACATATTGAACTATACACGGCAGAGAATATGAACTTCGCATCAACCTTTTTTTGTTTTCAAGAAATGTGTGCTTTTTTTGTATAGTTTCATGAAGGAGAAGGTAAGCAGCAACATAATGTGCGTCAGAGAGCAACTAGTTTGGGAAACCAATGAATACATGATACATTTTTTGCTTTAAAGAACAGAGAACAATTTTTCCATTATTTTAACTTGAACTTCTCCATTTTATTCACACACAAATGCCGCGGCTGCCACCTGCAACGCCAGTACACTTTTAATAAAGAATTACTAAAGTAGCTTTCATAAACATTGAACCTCTagtttatttaaatttgaacttctatacAAATGAATAATGGATCTCTCTATCCCATCACCATTTAGTACATGAAGGAACCTGTGGGGAACTAACAAAAACACATACTGTGCACACACCATGGGCATCCAGTGATAATTTATGCATCAAATGGCACATCAAAAATGAAGAAAATGCACCAGGGTCATAAAATTGAAGCTCGAGGAGACATCACGACCAACTACACAACGTGATAGAACTCCACGGGTTATGGGCGCAACTTTCTTCTGGATTGCAAGTCGTTCAGTGCTAATTATCCAGCGCCGGTGGACATGGGCATCTAGTGATAATTATGCAGTGCCGATGGCAGGAGTCAACTCGGCTGGACTGCAAGGCGTTCTCCTTCTCTGTAATGAGACCGCACTTCTTTGATTGTTGCATATTTCCTTCTTCAAATTTCATCATTGAACTTCTGCTTTTTGTTTTTCTACTACAACCTGAAACAAAGGGAAAACATTGAACGTTTTTAGCACTGCCTTCTATGAACTTTTATATGTTTTTGGCTCTGAATTTTTGCAACTTCGTAATGCAAATTTATATGTTCTTTTTTACTCTGTAGGTGGGTTCATTTAACTATTGTTTTTATTCTCCAAACATACATCTTGTGGAGTCAAAACTTATATATTTTATATCATTGAACTTCTAGATTTTTTAAATGAAATCAAAACCCAAGTTGGGGCAAATATAGCGGGAAATCATAGACCcatatttctctttttttctttgttggTAATATCTTACTTTAACATAGTCCAACCTTGCTGAGATTACATCTTTGCAGATCCGAAAAAATTATAGTACCAAACTTTTGAACATTACAGAGAGCAAAAATACCAACCTTTTTAAAACATCTTGAACTACAGAAGCAAAGAGGCAAGAGAATAGAGGAGGAGAAGACTGTGTggcgccttttctctaaaaaaagagaatagaggaggagaagaagattgtgtggtCGGTGGGGTGTACAACCTGCAGGGGAAGCGGCTGCGCGGGGTGGAGCTCGAGCTCCCTCGGCGTGGCCCTACCTTTGTGCCCACATCCAGCGGGCGTCTGGACGTGGTTGCACACATCGGCAACACAGTGGTGGGGGGTTGCTGCCGCAGCGTCGGTTGTATGTGGTGGACCACGGCGGTGGCGTGGAGCTTCATGTGAAGGAGGCACAGAAGGAGGGTGGAGCGCCTCACCGGATATTGAGCCGGCCGTGGGCGAGGGGACCCTGTCCAGGAGGTGCGGCCTGTGGTTGGTGGTCGTCTTCCACGACGACGATAACGAAGGTCGGAGGCGATTGGTACCGAGGCGGCGGGAGGTGGAGCCCATGTGAACCAGCAGCGGAGGGAGGAAGGTTGGGCGCGGTGGTGGGAGGAGGCTTGGCGTGGCGGCGGGACGGAGGTTGGCCGTAGCGGGGGAGGGAGGCTGGTCGCATCCGCGGGAGGAGACTGGCCGCGGCGGGGAAGGGAGTCtggccgcggcggccggaggtAGGTCGGCCCCGGCGTGGGATGGAGGCCGGCTGTGGCAGCGGGAGGAGGCTTGGCACGGCGGCGGTACGGTGGTTGGCCATAGCGGGGGAGGAAGGTTCACCGCGTCGGCGGGAGGAGGCTGGGCGCGGTGAGGGAGGGCTGTAGGCCGCGGCGGGGGAGGGCGGCTAGCCACGGCGGCCGGAGGTAGGTCGGCCACGGCGTGGGATGGAGGTCGGTCGCGGCGGTGGGTGGATTGGTCGATGTGGGGGAGGAGCAGGTCGTGGGTTAGATGACAGGCTGTTCAGGAGTGTATGGTGGGCCGGTCGGTTCCTATATAGGCGCGcccgtg
Above is a window of Triticum aestivum cultivar Chinese Spring chromosome 6B, IWGSC CS RefSeq v2.1, whole genome shotgun sequence DNA encoding:
- the LOC123139285 gene encoding protein TRACHEARY ELEMENT DIFFERENTIATION-RELATED 7A; this translates as MECGRKTMTRSCHLTHDLLLPHIDQSTHRRDRPPSHAVADLPPAAVASRPPPPRPTALPHRAQPPPADAVNLPPPLWPTTVPPPCQASSRCHSRPPSHAGADLPPAAAARLPSPPRPVSSRGCDQPPSPATANLRPAATPSLLPPPRPTFLPPLLVHMGSTSRRLGTNRLRPSLSSSWKTTTNHRPHLLDRVPSPTAGSISGEALHPPSVPPSHEAPRHRRGPPHTTDAAAATPHHCVADVCNHVQTPAGCGHKGRATPRELELHPAQPLPLQVVVEKQKAEVQ